Proteins encoded within one genomic window of Pristiophorus japonicus isolate sPriJap1 chromosome 11, sPriJap1.hap1, whole genome shotgun sequence:
- the LOC139276325 gene encoding zinc-binding protein A33-like: MAHNKEVRSYGEAICCPLCFGLLVDPVLVNCDCNFCRSCIVAYREAQGGFVCCPQCGENAPELTLLPNHVLRNVVDKIRSRTSPQEVPGEESGMCEEHEEKLTLICETDGMLICSVCRDSKLHKQHKFMEQMEFLTTCKNKGLAFLTSLNQRVVSLKDAVQKQELEIARTKGTGCKLICHIATQFADLHQFLNEQERQLMDKLEAQVESNLAAMERNLTKMQAVLFSAELDITNIQAKLDRRDMTSLKDISCWQDRFSEDTPTAVSGNVCLGTFKGPLQYKIWKEMKEILHPVPLALSLDPETANPWLQLSDDLTSVCLMDTKQLLSDNLARFDVCVSVLATEGFTAGTHYWEVEVSDKSKWDIGVARESINRKGDISLKPENGYLALSLNNGNQYCALSSPTVTMLSLRVKPSRIGVYLDYEGGQVSFYAAEDLSHLYTFTEMFAERMFPFFCPCLNDTGDNGNPLSVALFS, encoded by the exons ATGGCTCACAATAAAGAGGTTAGGAGTTATGGCGAAGCCATCTGCTGTCCCCTTTGCTTTGGGCTATTGGTTGATCCTGTCCTGGTGAACTGTGATTGTAATTTTTGCCGGTCCTGTATTGTGGCTTACCGAGAGGCCCAGGGAGGGTTTGTTTGTTgcccccagtgtggggagaatgcCCCAGAGTTGACCCTGCTGCCCAATCATGTGTTGCGGAATGTGGTGGACAAGATTCGGAGCCGCACCAGTCCACAAGAGGTGCCTGGAGAGGAGAGTGGTATGTGTGAGGAGCATGAAGAGAAACTGACCCTGATCTGTGAAACGGACGGGATGTTGATCTGTTCTGTTTGCAGGGACTCCAAACTTCACAAGCAGCACAAATTTATGGAGCAAATGGAATTCCTGACAACATGCAAG AATAAAGGACTGGCTTTCTTAACCTCGCTAAACCAGCGGGTGGTCTCTCTGAAAGATGCTGTGCAGAAACAAGAACTTGAGATTGCACGAACAAAA GGGACGGGCTGTAAGCTGATCTGCCATATTGCCACGCAGTTTGCTGACCTACACCAGTTCCTCAATGAGCAAGAGCGACAGTTGATGGACAAGCTGGAAGCTCAGGTGGAAAGTAACTTGGCAGCAATGGAAAGAAACCTGACAAAAATGCAAGCGGTACTCTTCTCCGCTGAGTTGGATATAACTAACATTCAGGCCAAACTGGATCGGCGTGATATGACCTCTCTGAAG GACATTAGTTGTTGGCAGGACAG GTTTTCTGAAGATACACCCACTGCTGTATCTGGGAATGTGTGTCTGGGGACATTCAAGGGGCCCTTGCAGTACAAAATATggaaggaaatgaaggaaatcctccATCCAG TTCCGCTCGCTCTGTCTCTGGACCCCGAAACAGCAAACCCTTGGCTGCAGCTGTCCGACGACCTGACCAGTGTGTGTCTCATGGATACCAAGCAGCTGCTTTCCGACAACCTGGCGAGGTTTGACGTGTGTGTCTCTGTCCTGGCCACTGAGGGCTTCACAGCGGGGACGcactactgggaggtggaggtgaGCGACAAGTCCAAATGGGACATAGGTGTGGCCAGAGAGTCCATTAACAGGAAGGGAGATATCTCTCTCAAGCCTGAGAATGGATACCTGGCACTGTCCCTGAACAATGGAAACCAGTACTGTGCTCTCTCCTCGCCCACAGTCACCATGCTATCTCTGAGGGTGAAACCCAGCCGGATTGGCGTTTACCTGGACTACGAGGGAGGCCAAGTGTCCTTTTATGCAGCTGAGGACTTGTCTCATCTCTACACTTTCACAGAGATGTTTGCTGAGAGAATGTTCCCTTTCTTTTGCCCCTGTTTGAATGATACTGGGGACAATGGCAATCCCCTCTCAGTAGCTTTATTTAGTTGA